Proteins from a single region of Procambarus clarkii isolate CNS0578487 chromosome 62, FALCON_Pclarkii_2.0, whole genome shotgun sequence:
- the LOC123766676 gene encoding uncharacterized protein translates to MSYRTLACTSRPSPACPGLPPYRPLACTSRPPPACPCLPPAGLHLPPSSSLPRPASLPPAGLHLPPSSSLPLPAARWSAPPALLQPAPACLPTARWPAPPALLQPAPACRPLACTSRPPPACLPTASWPAPPALLQPAPACLPTARWPAPPALLQPAPACTSRPPPACPGLPPYRPLACTSRPPPACPGLPPYRPLACISRPPPACPGLPPYRPLACTSRPPPACPGLPPYRPLACTSRPPPACPGLPPYRPLACTSRPPPACPGLPPYRPLACTSRPPPACPGLPPYRPLACTSRPPPACPGLPPYRPLACTSRPPPACPGLPPYRPLACTSCPPPACPGLPPYRPLACTSSLPRPASLPPAGLHLPPSSSLPPYRPLACTSRPPPACLPTARWPAPPALFQPAPACRPLACTSRPLPACPGLPPTGLHLPPSSSLPRPAARWPAPPALFQPAPACRPLACTSRPLPACPGLPPAGLHLPPSSSLPRPAARWPAPPALFQPAPACRPLACTSRPLPACPSLPPAGLHLPPSSSLPRPAALPPAGLHLPPSSSLPRPAPACRPAARWPAPPALFQPAPACRPLACTYFTTSPLTTTKRDSETRNEIERN, encoded by the coding sequence ATGTCCTACCGCACGCTGGCCTGCACCTCCCGGCCTTCTCCAGCCTGCCCCGGCCTGCCTCCCTACCGCCCGCTGGCCTGCACCTCCCGCCCTCCTCCAGCCTGCCCCTGCCTGCCGCCCGCTGGCCTGCACCTCCCGCCCTCCTCCAGCCTGCCCCGGCCTGCCTCCCTACCGCCCGCTGGCCTGCACCTCCCGCCCTCCTCCAGCCTGCCCCTGCCTGCCGCCCGCTGGTCTGCACCTCCCGCCCTCCTCCAGCCTGCCCCGGCCTGCCTCCCTACCGCCCGCTGGCCTGCACCTCCCGCCCTCCTCCAGCCTGCCCCTGCCTGCCGCCCGCTGGCCTGCACCTCCCGCCCtcctccagcctgcctccctaccGCAAGCTGGCCTGCACCTCCCGCCCTCCTCCAGCCTGCCCCGGCCTGCCTCCCTACCGCCCGCTGGCCTGCACCTCCCGCCCTCCTCCAGCCTGCCCCGGCCTGCACCTCCCGCCCTCCTCCAGCCTGCCCCGGCCTGCCTCCCTACCGCCCGCTGGCCTGCACCTCCCGCCCTCCTCCAGCCTGCCCCGGCCTGCCGCCCTACCGCCCGCTGGCCTGCATCTCCCGCCCTCCTCCAGCCTGCCCCGGCCTGCCGCCCTACCGCCCGCTGGCCTGCACCTCCCGCCCTCCTCCAGCCTGCCCCGGCCTGCCTCCCTACCGCCCGCTGGCCTGCACCTCCCGCCCTCCTCCAGCCTGCCCCGGCCTGCCGCCCTACCGCCCGCTGGCCTGCACCTCCCGCCCTCCTCCAGCCTGCCCCGGCCTGCCTCCCTACCGCCCGCTGGCCTGCACCTCCCGCCCTCCTCCAGCCTGCCCCGGCCTGCCGCCCTACCGCCCGCTGGCCTGCACCTCCCGCCCTCCTCCAGCCTGCCCCGGCCTGCCTCCCTACCGCCCGCTGGCCTGCACCTCCCGCCCTCCTCCAGCCTGCCCCGGCCTGCCTCCCTACCGCCCGCTGGCCTGCACCTCCTGCCCTCCTCCAGCCTGCCCCGGCCTGCCGCCCTACCGCCCGCTGGCCTGCACCTCCAGCCTGCCCCGGCCTGCCTCCCTACCGCCCGCTGGCCTGCACCTCCCGCCCtcctccagcctgcctccctaccGCCCGCTGGCCTGCACCTCCCGCCCtcctccagcctgcctccctaccGCCCGCTGGCCTGCACCTCCCGCCCTCTTCCAGCCTGCCCCGGCCTGCCGCCCGCTGGCCTGCACCTCCCGCCCTCTTCCAGCCTGCCCTGGCCTGCCGCCCACTGGCCTGCACCTCCCGCCCTCTTCCAGCCTGCCCCGGCCTGCCGCCCGCTGGCCTGCACCTCCCGCCCTCTTCCAGCCTGCCCCGGCCTGCCGCCCGCTGGCCTGCACCTCCCGCCCTCTTCCAGCCTGCCCCGGCTTGCCGCCCGCTGGCCTGCACCTCCCGCCCTCTTCCAGCCTGCCCCGGCCTGCCGCCCGCTGGCCTGCACCTCCCGCCCTCTTCCAGCCTGCCCCGGCCTGCCGCCCGCTGGCCTGCACCTCCCGCCCTCTTCCAGCCTGCCCCAGCCTGCCGCCCGCTGGCCTGCACCTCCCGCCCTCTTCCAGCCTGCCCCGGCCTGCCGCCCTGCCGCCCGCTGGCCTGCACCTCCCGCCCTCTTCCAGCCTGCCCCGGCCTGCCCCGGCCTGCCGCCCTGCCGCCCGCTGGCCTGCACCTCCCGCCCTCTTCCAGCCTGCCCCGGCCTGCCGCCCGCTGGCCTGCACTTATTTCACCACGTCTCCACTAACCACCACTAAGAGAGACAGTGAGACGAGGAATGAAATTGAAAGAAACTAA